From Chlorogloeopsis sp. ULAP01, a single genomic window includes:
- a CDS encoding cystathionine gamma-synthase — translation MEFETKAIHEGQQSEPQTGAVIVPIYLTSTYQQEAIGQHKGYEYSRTGNPTRNALEEALAAIESAKFGLAFASGLAATTTVLSLLKSGDHIVAGDDLYGGTYRLLERVVKNWSVTTTYVDIDDINNFENAIQANTKLIWIETPTNPLLKIIDIAALASIARQHNIILVVDNTFASPYFQRPLELGADIVVHSTTKYLGGHSDVIGGAVVTSNEQLYTELKFYQNAIGAVPSPFDSWLVLRGIKTLAVRMREHEKNALFLAKFLEEHPQVERIYYPGLPNHPQHKLAKAQMSGFGGMISLELKGGFTEVEKFASRLKLFLLAESLGGVESLLCYPAKMTHGSLPDAERYKRGINDNLIRLSVGIENVLDLQADLEKALSGK, via the coding sequence ATGGAATTTGAAACGAAAGCAATTCATGAAGGTCAACAATCAGAGCCACAAACTGGTGCTGTGATTGTTCCTATTTATTTGACTTCTACATATCAGCAAGAAGCAATAGGTCAGCACAAAGGATATGAATATTCTCGCACCGGAAATCCTACCCGTAATGCCTTAGAAGAAGCTTTAGCTGCTATTGAAAGTGCAAAATTCGGTTTAGCATTTGCCTCTGGATTAGCTGCCACTACTACCGTGTTAAGTCTGCTTAAAAGCGGCGACCATATTGTTGCTGGTGATGATTTATATGGTGGTACTTATCGTTTATTAGAACGGGTGGTAAAAAATTGGAGCGTGACAACCACCTATGTAGATATTGATGATATTAATAACTTTGAAAATGCTATTCAAGCCAATACCAAACTAATTTGGATCGAAACTCCCACCAATCCATTATTAAAAATTATTGATATTGCTGCACTAGCAAGTATTGCTCGTCAACACAATATCATTCTAGTAGTTGATAACACCTTTGCCAGTCCTTATTTTCAAAGACCACTGGAATTAGGTGCTGATATTGTAGTTCACAGTACTACTAAATATCTAGGAGGACACAGCGATGTTATTGGCGGTGCAGTTGTGACATCCAACGAGCAACTATACACCGAACTGAAATTTTATCAAAATGCGATCGGGGCAGTTCCCAGCCCCTTTGATAGTTGGCTAGTACTGCGAGGAATTAAAACTCTGGCCGTAAGAATGCGAGAACATGAAAAAAATGCTTTGTTTTTAGCTAAATTCTTAGAAGAGCATCCTCAAGTCGAGCGAATTTATTATCCAGGTTTACCTAATCACCCCCAACATAAATTGGCAAAAGCACAAATGTCTGGCTTTGGAGGAATGATTAGTTTGGAATTAAAAGGTGGTTTTACAGAGGTTGAAAAATTTGCTTCGCGGCTCAAGCTGTTTTTACTAGCAGAAAGTTTAGGAGGTGTAGAGTCGTTACTTTGTTATCCTGCCAAAATGACTCATGGTTCTTTACCAGACGCAGAACGATATAAGCGGGGAATTAATGATAATCTAATCCGTCTTTCTGTAGGAATTGAGAATGTATTAGACTTGCAAGCTGATTTGGAAAAAGCCTTGTCTGGAAAGTAG
- a CDS encoding prohibitin family protein, with product MKKIKFTNNAGKLTALLFLITILLTPFVVVNAGERGVLMQFGRVQATILDEGIHIIIPIVNTVKKISVRVQKQEISAEASSKDLQDVFTDVALNWHIIPEETNVIFQVIGDEKDVVEKIINPAVEEVLKAVMAKYTAEEIVTKRGEVKSGVDTTLTTRLHGYHIAVDDISLVHVNFSDKFTEAVEAKQIAEQDAKRAEFIALKAAKQAEAKVNLAKGEAEVNKLLRDSLTNEILERQALEKWDGKLPLVMTKDAPKLLNINEILKRK from the coding sequence ATGAAAAAAATTAAATTTACTAATAATGCTGGTAAATTAACTGCATTATTATTTCTAATCACAATTTTGCTGACACCATTTGTGGTTGTAAATGCAGGAGAACGCGGTGTATTAATGCAGTTTGGTAGAGTACAAGCAACAATATTGGATGAGGGAATCCATATCATAATTCCCATTGTTAATACAGTCAAAAAAATCAGCGTGAGAGTTCAAAAACAAGAAATATCTGCTGAAGCCTCTTCTAAAGATTTGCAAGATGTATTTACAGATGTGGCATTAAATTGGCATATTATACCTGAAGAGACTAATGTCATTTTTCAAGTGATTGGTGATGAAAAAGACGTAGTTGAAAAAATTATTAATCCCGCAGTAGAAGAAGTTTTAAAAGCAGTGATGGCAAAGTATACAGCAGAAGAAATTGTCACTAAACGAGGAGAAGTAAAATCTGGAGTAGATACCACATTAACAACAAGATTACATGGATATCATATTGCAGTTGATGATATCTCATTAGTTCATGTCAATTTTTCAGATAAATTTACTGAAGCAGTAGAGGCAAAGCAGATTGCTGAACAAGATGCTAAACGAGCAGAATTTATTGCACTAAAAGCAGCAAAACAAGCAGAAGCTAAAGTAAATTTGGCCAAGGGAGAAGCAGAAGTAAATAAATTACTACGTGATAGTTTGACTAATGAAATTTTAGAAAGACAGGCGCTAGAAAAATGGGATGGTAAATTACCTTTAGTTATGACAAAAGATGCCCCTAAGCTTTTAAATATAAATGAAATTTTAAAAAGAAAATAA
- a CDS encoding SDR family oxidoreductase, with product MSLDLKLSGKTAIVTGGSAGIGLAIAKGLYTEGVNVVITARNLEKLEKAVADIQSLNTLGAKVIAISADLTQAESIDRVISTSLAQFGQIDILINNAGSARAGSFLELDDNAFLDAWNLKLLGYIRLVKAVVPHFKNRRDGRIVNIIGGAGRTPRPNFLPGGTTNAALLNFTRGISKELAQDNIRINAISPGLTGTERAERLAEQNAQARGVSVEEIKAESLQAIPLGKIVKPEEIAALALFLVSDLASSITGAEILVDGGQTPGV from the coding sequence ATGAGTTTAGATCTAAAGCTATCAGGTAAAACAGCAATTGTCACAGGTGGAAGTGCGGGTATTGGATTAGCTATTGCCAAAGGTCTTTATACTGAAGGTGTGAATGTGGTCATTACTGCTCGTAATTTAGAAAAATTAGAAAAAGCAGTAGCTGACATTCAATCCTTAAATACTCTAGGTGCTAAAGTGATTGCAATTAGTGCAGATCTCACGCAAGCAGAAAGCATTGATCGAGTAATCTCCACTAGCTTGGCACAATTTGGTCAGATTGATATTCTCATTAACAATGCTGGTTCAGCTCGTGCAGGGTCTTTCTTAGAATTAGATGATAATGCATTTTTGGATGCTTGGAACCTAAAATTACTGGGCTATATTCGTTTAGTTAAAGCCGTCGTTCCCCATTTTAAAAATCGGCGTGATGGGCGGATTGTCAACATTATCGGTGGTGCAGGACGTACACCTCGTCCTAACTTCTTGCCTGGTGGTACAACTAATGCTGCTCTGTTAAACTTCACGCGTGGAATTTCTAAAGAGCTAGCCCAGGATAATATTCGCATTAATGCTATCTCACCTGGTCTAACTGGCACAGAGCGTGCTGAACGTTTGGCAGAACAAAATGCTCAAGCCCGTGGTGTGAGTGTAGAAGAAATCAAAGCGGAATCCTTGCAAGCTATTCCTTTGGGAAAAATTGTCAAGCCAGAAGAGATTGCAGCGCTGGCTTTATTTTTGGTTTCCGATCTCGCCTCTTCTATTACTGGTGCAGAGATTCTTGTTGATGGCGGACAGACTCCTGGTGTTTAA
- a CDS encoding YeeE/YedE family protein has product MSSVVGNNLPSGSKILPPRPQKLIVAIALAVLAGGAVALSSYGWRQSVLFLIGGLLGVSLYHSAFGFTSAYRKLLVNRDVQGIYAQLVMLAIATILFAPVLAAGSVFGQKVEGAIAPVGVQGAIGAFLFGIGMQLGGGCGCGTLYTIGGGSITMLITLFTFCVGAFWASLTRHIWSVLPQISPIVFGESLGWVGAVGLQLGLFILIAGLLWWWNQRSRNQLQTKSNKAQILPHPTEFLSGPWPLFTGAIALATLNWLTLIISGEPWRITWGFALWAAKIATIFGWNPDSSPFWEGMSFSDIVVTDVSSVMNVGIILGAALAAASAGKLVAKTQISLAVVIATIIGGLMMGYGAFIAFGCNVSAFFSGIASTSLHGWIWIICALLGTGVGIRFRSLLKLVN; this is encoded by the coding sequence ATGAGCAGCGTTGTTGGAAATAACCTACCATCTGGCTCAAAAATATTACCTCCTCGACCACAGAAGTTAATTGTAGCGATCGCTTTAGCTGTGCTAGCAGGTGGAGCAGTCGCTTTAAGTTCCTACGGTTGGCGACAAAGTGTTCTATTTCTCATCGGTGGTTTGTTGGGTGTTAGCCTCTATCATTCCGCTTTTGGTTTCACATCTGCTTACCGTAAGTTGCTAGTAAATCGGGATGTTCAGGGAATATACGCGCAATTAGTGATGCTGGCGATCGCCACTATTCTATTCGCTCCCGTTTTAGCTGCTGGCTCTGTTTTTGGTCAAAAAGTAGAAGGAGCGATCGCACCAGTGGGAGTACAAGGCGCGATCGGTGCTTTTTTATTTGGTATCGGGATGCAATTAGGTGGAGGGTGTGGTTGCGGCACACTTTATACTATTGGTGGCGGTAGTATTACTATGCTTATAACCCTATTTACCTTCTGTGTAGGTGCATTTTGGGCAAGTTTGACTAGGCATATATGGTCTGTATTACCACAGATATCGCCAATTGTTTTCGGAGAATCTTTGGGTTGGGTAGGAGCAGTTGGTTTACAGTTAGGCTTGTTTATTTTGATTGCAGGTTTACTGTGGTGGTGGAATCAAAGGAGTCGAAATCAGTTACAAACCAAGTCAAATAAAGCGCAAATTTTACCTCATCCTACAGAATTTTTGTCTGGGCCTTGGCCATTATTCACAGGAGCTATTGCTTTAGCTACGCTCAACTGGCTAACTCTGATCATTTCAGGAGAGCCTTGGCGAATTACTTGGGGATTTGCCTTATGGGCAGCTAAAATCGCCACTATTTTTGGTTGGAATCCTGATAGTAGCCCCTTTTGGGAGGGAATGTCATTCTCAGATATTGTGGTTACTGATGTTTCCTCTGTAATGAATGTTGGTATTATCTTGGGAGCAGCCTTAGCAGCAGCCTCAGCAGGAAAGCTAGTTGCTAAAACTCAAATTTCTCTTGCAGTAGTAATTGCAACCATTATCGGTGGATTGATGATGGGTTATGGAGCTTTTATTGCCTTTGGTTGTAACGTCAGTGCCTTTTTTAGTGGTATTGCTTCCACCAGTTTACACGGCTGGATTTGGATCATCTGTGCTTTATTAGGAACTGGAGTTGGTATTCGGTTCCGTTCTTTATTGAAATTGGTTAATTGA
- a CDS encoding sulfurtransferase, translated as MRLKYLLAKLKKTKFLALGAVFFVCLFIIPQLTFSAFSANPRASIQFVAPDWVAENSKNPNLRILDVRNLPLDYIEGHLPGAVNIADTAFRGPKEGLPVQYWNNEKLGQIFANSGVTNNSRVLVYSDDRDVLGATMVAYLLERSGLQNIAVLDGGYTGYQASQPVTKEFPKYTVGKFTVRDNPSIRVSLDEVKKLIGKPGVTFIDPRPANLFRGEENLWVRNGHIPGARNIPWPTFMDAKNPHKLKSLDEIKSILAEKKISPSNDIIISCSTGREATLQYVVLKHLLGYPKVRVYEGSWTEYSTHKDLPVATGAEQVS; from the coding sequence ATGAGATTGAAATATCTCTTGGCAAAGTTGAAAAAAACTAAGTTTCTTGCCTTGGGAGCAGTGTTTTTTGTTTGTCTGTTTATTATCCCGCAATTAACTTTTTCAGCATTTTCTGCCAATCCCCGTGCAAGTATTCAGTTTGTTGCACCAGATTGGGTAGCTGAGAATTCTAAAAATCCAAATCTGCGGATCTTGGATGTCCGTAATTTACCTCTAGACTATATCGAAGGACATCTTCCTGGCGCGGTTAATATTGCTGATACTGCTTTTAGAGGGCCGAAAGAAGGTCTACCTGTGCAGTATTGGAACAATGAAAAACTGGGACAAATATTTGCAAATTCTGGGGTAACTAACAATAGCCGCGTCCTTGTCTATTCCGATGACAGAGATGTCTTGGGTGCAACAATGGTGGCTTATTTGCTAGAACGTTCTGGTTTGCAGAATATCGCAGTACTAGATGGTGGTTACACAGGTTATCAAGCTTCCCAACCAGTGACTAAGGAATTTCCGAAATACACAGTAGGTAAATTCACCGTTCGGGATAACCCTTCTATTCGCGTCAGTCTGGATGAAGTCAAAAAGCTGATTGGTAAACCAGGAGTTACTTTTATCGATCCCCGACCGGCAAATCTGTTTCGTGGTGAGGAAAACCTCTGGGTACGTAACGGACATATTCCAGGTGCACGGAATATTCCTTGGCCTACCTTTATGGATGCTAAGAATCCTCACAAACTGAAGTCACTAGATGAGATTAAAAGCATCCTGGCAGAGAAAAAGATTAGTCCGTCAAATGACATCATTATCTCTTGCAGTACAGGAAGAGAAGCAACATTACAATACGTTGTCTTGAAGCATTTGCTTGGTTATCCGAAAGTGAGAGTGTATGAAGGTTCGTGGACTGAATATAGCACCCATAAAGATTTACCTGTGGCAACGGGAGCTGAACAGGTGAGTTAG
- a CDS encoding pentapeptide repeat-containing protein has translation MNKLTSKKLASWILSAVFLALVAVFSLLDQPYALAQSQSETLPTPTESAPPTVVSPAPATPPTMWAVDPVAANVRRLLTTNECVGCNLYEAQLEGANLQSANLEGANLQKAELEKANLQGTNLQAADLREVDLSKANIAGANLAGANLYDADLEAANLQGTNLSGANLQKADLQKTNLAAANIQGANLLGADLEDAVVPPGMMAQYPYQYQ, from the coding sequence ATGAACAAACTAACTTCAAAAAAATTAGCTTCCTGGATTTTAAGTGCTGTATTTCTAGCATTGGTTGCGGTATTTTCTTTGTTAGATCAGCCTTATGCCCTAGCTCAGTCTCAATCAGAAACTCTACCCACGCCTACTGAATCTGCACCTCCAACTGTAGTATCTCCCGCTCCAGCCACACCCCCAACAATGTGGGCTGTAGATCCTGTTGCAGCAAATGTTAGACGCCTATTAACAACGAATGAATGCGTTGGATGTAACCTCTATGAAGCACAACTAGAAGGGGCTAATCTGCAATCAGCTAATTTAGAGGGTGCAAATCTGCAAAAAGCAGAATTAGAAAAGGCTAATTTGCAGGGAACCAACCTACAAGCAGCAGATTTGCGGGAGGTAGATTTGAGTAAAGCAAATATTGCAGGAGCAAATCTTGCTGGGGCAAACTTGTATGATGCAGATTTAGAAGCAGCGAATCTACAAGGAACAAATCTCTCTGGAGCAAACTTACAAAAGGCAGATTTACAAAAAACAAACCTTGCAGCTGCCAATATACAGGGAGCAAACTTACTAGGAGCTGATTTGGAAGATGCAGTAGTACCTCCGGGAATGATGGCTCAGTATCCATATCAGTATCAATAA
- a CDS encoding cystathionine beta-synthase has protein sequence MATHENILQAIGKTPLVRLNRVTENIQSTIYAKVEYLNPGGSTKDRIALAMIEEAEKTGQLQPGGTIIEATAGNTGVGLALIAAVKKYRCIFVMPDKMSQDKINLLKAYGAEVVVTPTSVAPDSPESYNGVAERLAKEIPGAYRPNQFENPNNPLAHYLTTGPEIWSDSQGKVEVFVAGMGTGGTISGVAKYLKEQNPNIVIIGADPEGSILSGDSPKSYKVEGIGEDFIPKTFNRQLVDEMIRVSDKESFNMARRLAREEGLLVGGSCGTVVAAAIKYAVRLSQPKYIVVLLPDTGRNYINKIYSDAWMQENGFWEGKTVKTIKIGEILLQKTDFPSLVAVSSSDTLSQATSLLQKLNISQLPVIDNNHVVGSLNEASLMKFLHDGINFSNQQVLAVMGKPLPILDEEVDIAEAYRVLLSGTTGIIITRHSVPIGLITRADLIRYWISQNQDELRENNGI, from the coding sequence ATGGCTACTCACGAAAATATCTTGCAAGCAATTGGTAAAACTCCATTAGTCAGACTCAATAGAGTAACCGAAAATATTCAATCTACTATTTATGCCAAAGTAGAATATCTGAATCCTGGTGGAAGTACCAAAGATAGAATTGCCCTGGCAATGATAGAAGAAGCAGAAAAAACAGGTCAATTACAGCCGGGAGGAACTATTATTGAAGCTACCGCAGGTAATACTGGTGTAGGACTGGCACTAATTGCCGCAGTCAAAAAATATCGGTGTATTTTTGTCATGCCCGATAAGATGAGCCAGGATAAAATTAACCTGCTCAAAGCTTATGGCGCAGAAGTAGTAGTTACTCCCACATCTGTAGCACCTGACTCACCAGAAAGTTATAACGGTGTAGCAGAAAGACTTGCTAAAGAAATCCCAGGAGCCTACAGACCAAATCAATTTGAAAACCCGAATAATCCTTTAGCTCATTACTTAACTACTGGCCCAGAAATCTGGTCAGATAGTCAAGGTAAAGTTGAAGTTTTTGTTGCAGGTATGGGGACAGGTGGCACAATTTCAGGAGTTGCCAAATATCTCAAAGAACAAAACCCAAATATTGTAATTATTGGTGCAGATCCAGAAGGTTCTATTCTGTCAGGAGATAGCCCTAAATCTTATAAGGTTGAAGGCATAGGAGAAGACTTTATTCCTAAGACTTTTAATCGTCAATTAGTCGATGAAATGATTCGAGTCAGCGATAAAGAGTCTTTTAATATGGCACGTCGTCTCGCCAGGGAGGAAGGCTTATTGGTAGGAGGTTCTTGTGGTACAGTGGTAGCCGCCGCAATCAAGTATGCAGTTAGGTTATCACAGCCAAAGTATATCGTGGTGCTATTACCAGATACAGGCAGAAACTACATTAATAAAATCTACTCTGATGCCTGGATGCAGGAAAATGGTTTTTGGGAAGGCAAAACAGTAAAAACTATAAAAATTGGTGAAATTCTGCTGCAAAAAACTGATTTTCCCTCTTTGGTTGCTGTTAGTTCTAGCGATACTCTGAGCCAAGCTACAAGTCTGTTACAAAAGCTGAATATATCCCAGTTACCTGTAATTGATAATAATCATGTAGTTGGTAGCCTCAATGAAGCATCTTTGATGAAATTTCTCCATGATGGTATTAATTTTTCTAACCAGCAAGTTTTAGCAGTTATGGGTAAACCGCTACCAATTCTCGATGAAGAAGTAGACATTGCAGAAGCTTATCGAGTGCTATTATCGGGGACTACAGGAATTATTATTACGCGGCATAGTGTCCCCATTGGATTAATTACCAGAGCCGATTTAATTAGATATTGGATTAGTCAAAACCAAGACGAATTAAGGGAAAACAATGGAATTTGA
- a CDS encoding O-methyltransferase, protein MNHKQWTEVDHYITDLLVPPDPVLDAMLQASDAAGLPPHNVSPNQGKLLMLLALIQRAHTILEIGTLGGYSTIWLARALPADGRLITLESNPKHAEVARDNIARAGLAHLVEVRVGRAIDTLPQLATEGQHPFDLIFIDADKPSNPEYFVWALKLSRQGSLIIADNVVRNGVVIEANSDDPSVKGVRRFHELLAAEPRVSATAIQTVGSKGYDGFAIAFVTSED, encoded by the coding sequence ATGAATCATAAGCAATGGACAGAAGTTGACCACTACATCACTGATTTGCTTGTGCCTCCCGATCCTGTGCTAGATGCTATGCTTCAGGCTAGTGATGCCGCCGGTTTGCCACCACATAATGTTTCGCCAAACCAGGGCAAGCTGCTAATGTTGCTAGCATTAATCCAAAGAGCACACACCATTCTGGAGATTGGCACGTTAGGTGGCTACAGCACGATCTGGCTTGCCAGGGCATTACCTGCTGATGGTCGTTTAATCACCCTGGAGTCAAATCCCAAGCACGCCGAAGTTGCCCGCGATAACATTGCCCGCGCTGGTTTGGCTCATCTCGTTGAGGTGCGCGTTGGGCGAGCAATAGATACGCTGCCACAACTGGCTACTGAGGGGCAACATCCATTTGATTTGATATTCATTGACGCAGATAAGCCAAGCAATCCAGAGTACTTCGTGTGGGCGCTAAAGCTCTCTCGTCAAGGCAGCCTGATTATTGCTGATAACGTTGTACGCAACGGAGTCGTGATTGAGGCAAACAGCGACGATCCCAGTGTCAAAGGAGTGCGTCGTTTTCACGAATTGCTCGCTGCTGAACCGCGTGTGAGCGCCACAGCAATCCAGACTGTAGGCAGCAAAGGATATGACGGCTTTGCGATCGCTTTTGTTACGTCTGAGGATTAG
- a CDS encoding deaminase, whose product MNETFMLAALAISRKALPECLPNPPVGCVIVATEEIVAKGYTRSPGKYHAEADALNQIQGKAFDCLKMYVTLEPCSFYGRTPSCALAIAEDPRIDEIYVSLVDPDPRNLGRGLDILRKAEKVVHLGLCTDEVSNFLNQYLLK is encoded by the coding sequence ATGAATGAAACATTTATGTTAGCTGCTTTAGCCATAAGCAGAAAAGCTTTGCCAGAATGTTTGCCCAACCCACCAGTAGGTTGTGTCATTGTAGCTACTGAAGAGATAGTGGCAAAAGGATACACGCGATCGCCAGGGAAATATCATGCTGAGGCTGATGCACTGAACCAGATTCAAGGCAAAGCGTTCGACTGCTTGAAAATGTACGTAACTTTGGAACCTTGTTCTTTTTATGGACGGACACCCTCATGTGCTTTAGCTATTGCCGAAGACCCTCGTATAGATGAGATTTATGTATCTTTAGTAGATCCAGATCCTCGCAATCTGGGGAGAGGATTGGACATTCTTAGAAAAGCAGAGAAGGTAGTTCATCTTGGATTATGTACTGATGAGGTTAGTAATTTTCTTAATCAATATCTATTAAAGTAA
- a CDS encoding sulfite exporter TauE/SafE family protein, producing the protein MDVYQTVILAGIFFIASIVSVIAGSTSLITVPLMLEFGVEPRTAIATNMFALTLMSIGGTLPFIGKRIIQIKRLPLLTLLTIVGSILGALLVLILPSKSMPLVISISMIIVTILSVINRNAEVTRIEVIPPHIREIAGYAATFILGIYGGFFSGGYVTLLTAAYVMLFRMSFVEAIATTKFINVFSSLIATVIFIHQEIVDFHLGIILGITMFVGGIIGGQITLKLSNVWLKRIYLTVIAILALITLRKYQEQNRPSSTIEFLTPSV; encoded by the coding sequence GTGGACGTTTATCAAACAGTAATCCTTGCTGGAATCTTTTTTATAGCCAGCATTGTTAGCGTTATTGCTGGTAGCACATCTTTGATAACTGTGCCTTTGATGCTTGAATTTGGAGTAGAGCCGCGTACTGCGATCGCTACCAATATGTTTGCACTAACGTTAATGAGTATTGGTGGAACCTTACCTTTTATTGGTAAAAGAATCATTCAGATCAAACGACTACCATTATTGACGTTATTAACTATAGTAGGGTCAATTTTAGGAGCACTACTTGTATTGATTTTGCCTTCAAAATCAATGCCACTGGTAATTTCTATTTCAATGATAATAGTGACAATATTATCAGTTATTAATCGTAATGCTGAAGTGACCAGAATTGAAGTGATACCTCCACATATAAGAGAAATTGCGGGTTATGCAGCTACTTTCATCCTTGGCATTTACGGTGGTTTTTTTAGTGGTGGTTACGTGACTTTACTCACAGCTGCTTATGTCATGCTGTTTCGGATGAGTTTTGTGGAAGCGATCGCAACTACTAAATTTATTAATGTATTTTCATCCTTGATAGCTACGGTTATTTTTATACACCAAGAAATAGTAGATTTTCACTTAGGAATCATCCTTGGTATAACGATGTTTGTGGGCGGAATAATAGGAGGTCAGATTACTCTCAAATTGAGTAATGTATGGTTAAAGCGTATTTATCTGACGGTAATTGCTATCCTCGCATTGATCACATTGCGAAAATATCAAGAACAAAATCGTCCATCTAGTACAATCGAGTTCCTAACACCTTCTGTTTAG
- a CDS encoding cadmium resistance transporter, whose product MDWLTGTLVIGISAAFATTFDDNIYLTAFFGKVNHAFRPKHIIIGEFVGFTALVFASLPGFFGGLILPEAWIGLLGILPISIGIINLMSRDDDGNTIQDVSIDFHNSVKSRRRKKSLWATLRDPHTYRVSAVTIANGGNNIGIYVPLFASSNLPSLGVILCVCYLTVGLWCFLSYNLTRNPLMAPLLARYGRKVFPVVLIWLGFSIMMKSGTFQLFPSVATLFN is encoded by the coding sequence ATGGATTGGCTAACTGGTACATTAGTTATTGGAATTTCTGCTGCCTTTGCAACTACTTTTGATGACAATATATACTTGACGGCTTTCTTTGGAAAAGTCAATCATGCCTTTCGTCCCAAACATATTATCATTGGTGAATTTGTTGGATTTACCGCGCTAGTATTTGCTAGTTTGCCTGGTTTTTTCGGTGGTTTAATTCTTCCAGAAGCTTGGATTGGTTTGCTAGGAATACTTCCAATTTCTATTGGTATCATTAATCTCATGAGTCGAGATGATGATGGAAACACCATCCAAGATGTGTCTATTGACTTTCATAATTCCGTCAAATCTAGACGTCGTAAAAAATCATTATGGGCGACTCTGCGCGATCCCCATACTTACCGTGTTTCAGCAGTAACTATTGCTAACGGAGGAAACAATATTGGCATCTATGTACCTTTATTTGCTAGTAGCAATCTTCCAAGTTTGGGCGTGATTTTATGTGTTTGTTACTTGACTGTCGGACTGTGGTGTTTCCTCTCTTATAATTTGACTCGTAATCCTCTCATGGCACCGCTTTTGGCTCGTTATGGTCGAAAAGTTTTCCCGGTAGTGTTGATCTGGCTTGGTTTCTCCATCATGATGAAAAGCGGCACGTTTCAACTTTTTCCCAGTGTGGCAACACTTTTCAATTAG